AAGCTTCATCTGTTACTTCAGCAAATGTTTCATTCGCATAATTTTGTTCTACTTGGTATAAGGAGTGGACATCAAAAATGAATAGCCCGCCTTCCTTTAAGCAATTTGCTATATTGTTGAAGGTTTTCTGCAAATCCACTGGTTCTGTTATATAATTAATGACATCGCAATAACTGATTGCTACATCATAGCCCGATATCCCACTTAGTTTAGTTAAATCCTGATGCAGCCACTGTATCGGCAGATTTTTCTCTGTTGCTTTATGTGCCGCATAAGCAAGCATATCTGTTGAATAATCCACACCAGTTACTTGATAGCCCCGTGATGCCAGTCTTGCTGCAATCTCTCCTGTACCACACCCAAGGTCAGCTATTCTTACAGCCTCTTTCCCAGCCTGCTGTATCATTTCTTCTGTAAAAGAAACCCACGCATCATAAGGTGCGTTTATCATTAGGTGATCATATAAGGAAGCCATTTGCTGGTATGCCATATCAGCCTTCCTGACCAAGCTGCAGGGCTACGCGAGAGGCATCTCCCCATAAGCGTTCTAAATTATAATAATTCCGTTCATCCTTGTGGAAAATATGACAAACAATATCTCCAACATCTACGAGGATCCAGCGAGCTGATTCAAAGCCTTCCATTCGCTTTACGTGTATGCCTTTTTCATCCATCATATCTTTAATTCCACGTGCTATTGCCTGAACCTGTCTTTCATTGTTACCATGACATATTAAGAAATAATCTGCTACTAAGGACACTTGGTTCATATCTAAAGCGATTATATCTTCTGCTCGTTTATCGTCACAAGCTTCAGCAATTAAATCGATAATTTCTTTATTGTTCATATAAGGAACTACCTCCAGTAATTTGTCTTGTTAAATCATTATACGCATGAAAACTATCTGGATAAACCGTTGCGTTTTTAGACATTAAATAGGTTATCGTATTTTTGGATGCCATCCAACAGGCACGCGTTAAATCCTGCTTAGCCATTCTTCTAACTTCATCTACTCTCGGAAAAGACCTTCCCGGCTCAATATAATCTGCAAGGAAAACAATTTTGTCAAGCTTACTCATTCCGGCCTTACCTGTTGTGTGGTAATGAACAGCACTTTGAATTTCCTTATCCGTTATACCATACTCCCGTTCTATCAAAATCGCCCCAACTGGTCCATGCCATAGCTCATGATGATAATCAAGAAGGTCTTTTGGAAGTGTCGAGTTTCTGATCCAGCGTTCCATCTCGTCCAGTGAACGATATTTTGCATAATCATGAAGAATAGCAGCTAGCTCTGCTTTTGTTTTTGATGCATTATAGCGGTCAGCAAGCTTCACAGCAGTTTCTGCTACGCGCAATGTATGCTCAAATCTTTTCACTGTTAAAAGGGCTTTTACCTTTTCAATTGCTTCTGTTTTATTCATATAAATCTTTCTCCTTGATATAGGAAATGACAGGTTCTGGTACGATGTAA
This region of Oceanobacillus sp. FSL K6-2867 genomic DNA includes:
- the rsfS gene encoding ribosome silencing factor, whose translation is MNNKEIIDLIAEACDDKRAEDIIALDMNQVSLVADYFLICHGNNERQVQAIARGIKDMMDEKGIHVKRMEGFESARWILVDVGDIVCHIFHKDERNYYNLERLWGDASRVALQLGQEG
- the yqeK gene encoding bis(5'-nucleosyl)-tetraphosphatase (symmetrical) YqeK, which codes for MNKTEAIEKVKALLTVKRFEHTLRVAETAVKLADRYNASKTKAELAAILHDYAKYRSLDEMERWIRNSTLPKDLLDYHHELWHGPVGAILIEREYGITDKEIQSAVHYHTTGKAGMSKLDKIVFLADYIEPGRSFPRVDEVRRMAKQDLTRACWMASKNTITYLMSKNATVYPDSFHAYNDLTRQITGGSSLYEQ
- a CDS encoding class I SAM-dependent methyltransferase, which encodes MAYQQMASLYDHLMINAPYDAWVSFTEEMIQQAGKEAVRIADLGCGTGEIAARLASRGYQVTGVDYSTDMLAYAAHKATEKNLPIQWLHQDLTKLSGISGYDVAISYCDVINYITEPVDLQKTFNNIANCLKEGGLFIFDVHSLYQVEQNYANETFAEVTDEASYIWFCSPGDDPGEMFHDLTFFALDGETYKRFDEYHHQKTYSIPFYKKMLKESGFENIKLFADFSIKINDIDEKSERIFFLAEKRSG